From a single Prionailurus bengalensis isolate Pbe53 chromosome A1, Fcat_Pben_1.1_paternal_pri, whole genome shotgun sequence genomic region:
- the BRD9 gene encoding bromodomain-containing protein 9 isoform X5 — protein MGKKHKKHKTEWRSSYEDYADKPLEKPLKLVLKVGGSEVTELSGSGHDSSYYDDRSDHERERHKEKKKKKKKKSEKEKHLDDEERRKRKEEKKRKREKEHGDSEGEADDFDPGKKVEVEPPPDRPVRACRTQPAENESTPIQQLLEHFLRQLQRKDPHGFFAFPVTDAIAPGYSMIIKHPMDFGTMKDKIVANEYKSVTEFKADFKLMCDNAMTYNRPDTVYYKLAKKILHAGFKMMSKERLLALKRSMSFMQDMDFSQQAALLGNEDTAVEEPVPEAAPVQVETAKKSKRPSREVISCTFEPEGNACSLTDSTAEEHVLALVEHAADEARDRISRLLPGGKMGYLKKDSDGSLLYSVVNTAEPDADEEETHPVDLSSLSSKLLPGFTTLGFKDERRGKVTFLSSTTTALSMHSNSVFGDLKSEEIDLLYSAYGDETGVQCALSLQEFVKDAGSYSKKMVDDLLDQITGGDHSRMLFQLRQRRNVPVKPPEEAKAGDSLGDSNSVLDFMSTKSYSDASLDISMLGSLGKVRKEPDADDSHLNLDETAKLLQDLHEAQAERGGSRPSSNLSSLSNTSPSDRDQHHLGSPSGLSVGEQPEVTHDPYEFLHFPEPAASAKS, from the exons ATGGGCAAGAAGCACAAGAAGCACAAGACCGAGTGGCGCTCGTCCTACGAGG ATTATGCAGACAAGCCCTTGGAGAAGCCCCTGAAGCTGGTTCTCAAGGTTGGAGGAAGTGAAGTGACTGAGCTGTCGGGGTCTGGGCACGACTCCAGTTATTACGATGACAGGTCAGACCACGAGCGAGAGCGgcacaaggaaaagaagaagaagaagaagaagaaatccgAGAAGGAGAAGCACCTTGACGacgaggaaagaagaaaaagaaag GAAGAGAAGAAGCGGAAACGGGAAAAGGAGCACGGCGACTCGGAGGGAGAGGCCGACGACTTTGACCCCGGCAAGAAGGTGGAGGTGGAGCCGCCCCCCGACAGGCCCGTGCGAGCGTGCCGGACACAGCCAG CCGAGAACGAGAGCACACCGATTCAGCAGTTACTAGAGCATTTTCTCCGCCAGCTCCAGAG AAAAGATCCTCATGGATTTTTTGCTTTTCCTGTCACGGATGCAATTGCTCCCGGATACTCCATGATAATAAAACATCCCATGGACTTTGGTACAATGAAGGACAAGATTGTAGCCAACGAATACAAATCAGTCACAGAATTTAAG gcGGATTTCAAATTGATGTGTGATAACGCGATGACCTACAACAGACCAGACACTGTGTACTACAAGTTAGCTAAGAAGATCCTTCACGCAGGCTTTAAGATGATGAGCAAA GAGCGGCTGTTAGCTCTGAAGCGCAGCATGTCGTTTATGCAGGACATGGATTTTTCTCAGCAGGCAGCTCTTCTGGGCAACGAAGACACAGCTGTTGAGGAGCCCGTTCCTGAAGCGGCACCTGTACAAGTAGAAACTGCCAAGAAATCCAAAAGGCCGAGTAGAGAAGTTATCAG CTGCACGTTTGAGCCGGAAGGAAATGCCTGCAGCCTGACTGACAGCACGGCAGAGGAGCACGTGCTGGCCTTGGTGGAGCACGCAGCTGATGAGGCTCGGGACAGGATCAGCCGGCTCCTCCCAGGGGGCAAG ATGGGCTATCTGAAGAAGGACAGTGACGGCAGCTTGCTCTACAGCGTGGTCAACACGGCCGAGCCGGACGCCGACG AGGAGGAGACCCACCCTGTGGACCTGAGCTCGCTCTCCAGCAAGCTGCTCCCCGGCTTTACCACACTGGGCTTCAAGGATGAGAGAAGGGGCAAAG tCACTTTTCTCTCCAGCACCACCACCGCGCTTTCAATGCACAGCAATTCCGTGTTCGGCGACTTGAAGTCGGAGGAGATAGACCTGCTGTATTCCGCCTACGGGGACGAGACGGGCGTGCAGTGTGCGCTGAG CCTGCAGGAGTTCGTGAAGGATGCTGGGAGCTACAGCAAGAAGATGGTGGACGACCTCCTGGACCAGATCACCGGCGGGGACCACTCGCGGATGCTGTTCCAGCTGAGGCAG AGGAGAAATGTTCCCGTGAAGCCTCCAGAGGAAGCGAAG GCTGGGGACTCGCTGGGCGACAGCAACTCCGTCCTGGACTTCATGTCGACAAAGTCCTACTCGGACGCCTCCCTGGACATCTCCATGCTTGGCTCTCTAG GGAAAGTGAGGAAGGAGCCTGACGCAGACGACAGCCACCTGAACCTGGATGAGACGGCGAAGCTCCTGCAGGACCTACACGAGGCACAGGCAGAGCGCGGGGGCTCCCGGCCGTCCTCCAACCTCAGCTCCCTGTCCAACACCTCCCCCTCCGATAGGGACCAGCACCACCTGG
- the BRD9 gene encoding bromodomain-containing protein 9 isoform X1: protein MGKKHKKHKTEWRSSYEDYADKPLEKPLKLVLKVGGSEVTELSGSGHDSSYYDDRSDHERERHKEKKKKKKKKSEKEKHLDDEERRKRKEEKKRKREKEHGDSEGEADDFDPGKKVEVEPPPDRPVRACRTQPAENESTPIQQLLEHFLRQLQRKDPHGFFAFPVTDAIAPGYSMIIKHPMDFGTMKDKIVANEYKSVTEFKADFKLMCDNAMTYNRPDTVYYKLAKKILHAGFKMMSKERLLALKRSMSFMQDMDFSQQAALLGNEDTAVEEPVPEAAPVQVETAKKSKRPSREVISCTFEPEGNACSLTDSTAEEHVLALVEHAADEARDRISRLLPGGKMGYLKKDSDGSLLYSVVNTAEPDADEEETHPVDLSSLSSKLLPGFTTLGFKDERRGKVTFLSSTTTALSMHSNSVFGDLKSEEIDLLYSAYGDETGVQCALSLQEFVKDAGSYSKKMVDDLLDQITGGDHSRMLFQLRQMSCLPPPHTRRFSRTLTRGWHPGLSRVPRRNVPVKPPEEAKAGDSLGDSNSVLDFMSTKSYSDASLDISMLGSLGKVRKEPDADDSHLNLDETAKLLQDLHEAQAERGGSRPSSNLSSLSNTSPSDRDQHHLGSPSGLSVGEQPEVTHDPYEFLHFPEPAASAKS, encoded by the exons ATGGGCAAGAAGCACAAGAAGCACAAGACCGAGTGGCGCTCGTCCTACGAGG ATTATGCAGACAAGCCCTTGGAGAAGCCCCTGAAGCTGGTTCTCAAGGTTGGAGGAAGTGAAGTGACTGAGCTGTCGGGGTCTGGGCACGACTCCAGTTATTACGATGACAGGTCAGACCACGAGCGAGAGCGgcacaaggaaaagaagaagaagaagaagaagaaatccgAGAAGGAGAAGCACCTTGACGacgaggaaagaagaaaaagaaag GAAGAGAAGAAGCGGAAACGGGAAAAGGAGCACGGCGACTCGGAGGGAGAGGCCGACGACTTTGACCCCGGCAAGAAGGTGGAGGTGGAGCCGCCCCCCGACAGGCCCGTGCGAGCGTGCCGGACACAGCCAG CCGAGAACGAGAGCACACCGATTCAGCAGTTACTAGAGCATTTTCTCCGCCAGCTCCAGAG AAAAGATCCTCATGGATTTTTTGCTTTTCCTGTCACGGATGCAATTGCTCCCGGATACTCCATGATAATAAAACATCCCATGGACTTTGGTACAATGAAGGACAAGATTGTAGCCAACGAATACAAATCAGTCACAGAATTTAAG gcGGATTTCAAATTGATGTGTGATAACGCGATGACCTACAACAGACCAGACACTGTGTACTACAAGTTAGCTAAGAAGATCCTTCACGCAGGCTTTAAGATGATGAGCAAA GAGCGGCTGTTAGCTCTGAAGCGCAGCATGTCGTTTATGCAGGACATGGATTTTTCTCAGCAGGCAGCTCTTCTGGGCAACGAAGACACAGCTGTTGAGGAGCCCGTTCCTGAAGCGGCACCTGTACAAGTAGAAACTGCCAAGAAATCCAAAAGGCCGAGTAGAGAAGTTATCAG CTGCACGTTTGAGCCGGAAGGAAATGCCTGCAGCCTGACTGACAGCACGGCAGAGGAGCACGTGCTGGCCTTGGTGGAGCACGCAGCTGATGAGGCTCGGGACAGGATCAGCCGGCTCCTCCCAGGGGGCAAG ATGGGCTATCTGAAGAAGGACAGTGACGGCAGCTTGCTCTACAGCGTGGTCAACACGGCCGAGCCGGACGCCGACG AGGAGGAGACCCACCCTGTGGACCTGAGCTCGCTCTCCAGCAAGCTGCTCCCCGGCTTTACCACACTGGGCTTCAAGGATGAGAGAAGGGGCAAAG tCACTTTTCTCTCCAGCACCACCACCGCGCTTTCAATGCACAGCAATTCCGTGTTCGGCGACTTGAAGTCGGAGGAGATAGACCTGCTGTATTCCGCCTACGGGGACGAGACGGGCGTGCAGTGTGCGCTGAG CCTGCAGGAGTTCGTGAAGGATGCTGGGAGCTACAGCAAGAAGATGGTGGACGACCTCCTGGACCAGATCACCGGCGGGGACCACTCGCGGATGCTGTTCCAGCTGAGGCAG ATGTcgtgtctgcccccaccccacactcgtCGCTTCTCCAGGACTCTGACACGCGGCTGGCATCCTGGCCTGTCCCGAGTGCCG AGGAGAAATGTTCCCGTGAAGCCTCCAGAGGAAGCGAAG GCTGGGGACTCGCTGGGCGACAGCAACTCCGTCCTGGACTTCATGTCGACAAAGTCCTACTCGGACGCCTCCCTGGACATCTCCATGCTTGGCTCTCTAG GGAAAGTGAGGAAGGAGCCTGACGCAGACGACAGCCACCTGAACCTGGATGAGACGGCGAAGCTCCTGCAGGACCTACACGAGGCACAGGCAGAGCGCGGGGGCTCCCGGCCGTCCTCCAACCTCAGCTCCCTGTCCAACACCTCCCCCTCCGATAGGGACCAGCACCACCTGG
- the BRD9 gene encoding bromodomain-containing protein 9 isoform X6, with protein sequence MGKKHKKHKTEWRSSYEDYADKPLEKPLKLVLKVGGSEVTELSGSGHDSSYYDDRSDHERERHKEKKKKKKKKSEKEKHLDDEERRKRKEEKKRKREKEHGDSEGEADDFDPGKKVEVEPPPDRPVRACRTQPAENESTPIQQLLEHFLRQLQRKDPHGFFAFPVTDAIAPGYSMIIKHPMDFGTMKDKIVANEYKSVTEFKADFKLMCDNAMTYNRPDTVYYKLAKKILHAGFKMMSKDMDFSQQAALLGNEDTAVEEPVPEAAPVQVETAKKSKRPSREVISCTFEPEGNACSLTDSTAEEHVLALVEHAADEARDRISRLLPGGKMGYLKKDSDGSLLYSVVNTAEPDADEEETHPVDLSSLSSKLLPGFTTLGFKDERRGKVTFLSSTTTALSMHSNSVFGDLKSEEIDLLYSAYGDETGVQCALSLQEFVKDAGSYSKKMVDDLLDQITGGDHSRMLFQLRQRRNVPVKPPEEAKAGDSLGDSNSVLDFMSTKSYSDASLDISMLGSLGKVRKEPDADDSHLNLDETAKLLQDLHEAQAERGGSRPSSNLSSLSNTSPSDRDQHHLGSPSGLSVGEQPEVTHDPYEFLHFPEPAASAKS encoded by the exons ATGGGCAAGAAGCACAAGAAGCACAAGACCGAGTGGCGCTCGTCCTACGAGG ATTATGCAGACAAGCCCTTGGAGAAGCCCCTGAAGCTGGTTCTCAAGGTTGGAGGAAGTGAAGTGACTGAGCTGTCGGGGTCTGGGCACGACTCCAGTTATTACGATGACAGGTCAGACCACGAGCGAGAGCGgcacaaggaaaagaagaagaagaagaagaagaaatccgAGAAGGAGAAGCACCTTGACGacgaggaaagaagaaaaagaaag GAAGAGAAGAAGCGGAAACGGGAAAAGGAGCACGGCGACTCGGAGGGAGAGGCCGACGACTTTGACCCCGGCAAGAAGGTGGAGGTGGAGCCGCCCCCCGACAGGCCCGTGCGAGCGTGCCGGACACAGCCAG CCGAGAACGAGAGCACACCGATTCAGCAGTTACTAGAGCATTTTCTCCGCCAGCTCCAGAG AAAAGATCCTCATGGATTTTTTGCTTTTCCTGTCACGGATGCAATTGCTCCCGGATACTCCATGATAATAAAACATCCCATGGACTTTGGTACAATGAAGGACAAGATTGTAGCCAACGAATACAAATCAGTCACAGAATTTAAG gcGGATTTCAAATTGATGTGTGATAACGCGATGACCTACAACAGACCAGACACTGTGTACTACAAGTTAGCTAAGAAGATCCTTCACGCAGGCTTTAAGATGATGAGCAAA GACATGGATTTTTCTCAGCAGGCAGCTCTTCTGGGCAACGAAGACACAGCTGTTGAGGAGCCCGTTCCTGAAGCGGCACCTGTACAAGTAGAAACTGCCAAGAAATCCAAAAGGCCGAGTAGAGAAGTTATCAG CTGCACGTTTGAGCCGGAAGGAAATGCCTGCAGCCTGACTGACAGCACGGCAGAGGAGCACGTGCTGGCCTTGGTGGAGCACGCAGCTGATGAGGCTCGGGACAGGATCAGCCGGCTCCTCCCAGGGGGCAAG ATGGGCTATCTGAAGAAGGACAGTGACGGCAGCTTGCTCTACAGCGTGGTCAACACGGCCGAGCCGGACGCCGACG AGGAGGAGACCCACCCTGTGGACCTGAGCTCGCTCTCCAGCAAGCTGCTCCCCGGCTTTACCACACTGGGCTTCAAGGATGAGAGAAGGGGCAAAG tCACTTTTCTCTCCAGCACCACCACCGCGCTTTCAATGCACAGCAATTCCGTGTTCGGCGACTTGAAGTCGGAGGAGATAGACCTGCTGTATTCCGCCTACGGGGACGAGACGGGCGTGCAGTGTGCGCTGAG CCTGCAGGAGTTCGTGAAGGATGCTGGGAGCTACAGCAAGAAGATGGTGGACGACCTCCTGGACCAGATCACCGGCGGGGACCACTCGCGGATGCTGTTCCAGCTGAGGCAG AGGAGAAATGTTCCCGTGAAGCCTCCAGAGGAAGCGAAG GCTGGGGACTCGCTGGGCGACAGCAACTCCGTCCTGGACTTCATGTCGACAAAGTCCTACTCGGACGCCTCCCTGGACATCTCCATGCTTGGCTCTCTAG GGAAAGTGAGGAAGGAGCCTGACGCAGACGACAGCCACCTGAACCTGGATGAGACGGCGAAGCTCCTGCAGGACCTACACGAGGCACAGGCAGAGCGCGGGGGCTCCCGGCCGTCCTCCAACCTCAGCTCCCTGTCCAACACCTCCCCCTCCGATAGGGACCAGCACCACCTGG
- the BRD9 gene encoding bromodomain-containing protein 9 isoform X9 yields MGKKHKKHKTEWRSSYEDYADKPLEKPLKLVLKVGGSEVTELSGSGHDSSYYDDRSDHERERHKEKKKKKKKKSEKEKHLDDEERRKRKEEKKRKREKEHGDSEGEADDFDPGKKVEVEPPPDRPVRACRTQPAENESTPIQQLLEHFLRQLQRKDPHGFFAFPVTDAIAPGYSMIIKHPMDFGTMKDKIVANEYKSVTEFKADFKLMCDNAMTYNRPDTVYYKLAKKILHAGFKMMSKERLLALKRSMSFMQDMDFSQQAALLGNEDTAVEEPVPEAAPVQVETAKKSKRPSREVISLQEFVKDAGSYSKKMVDDLLDQITGGDHSRMLFQLRQMSCLPPPHTRRFSRTLTRGWHPGLSRVPRRNVPVKPPEEAKAGDSLGDSNSVLDFMSTKSYSDASLDISMLGSLGKVRKEPDADDSHLNLDETAKLLQDLHEAQAERGGSRPSSNLSSLSNTSPSDRDQHHLGSPSGLSVGEQPEVTHDPYEFLHFPEPAASAKS; encoded by the exons ATGGGCAAGAAGCACAAGAAGCACAAGACCGAGTGGCGCTCGTCCTACGAGG ATTATGCAGACAAGCCCTTGGAGAAGCCCCTGAAGCTGGTTCTCAAGGTTGGAGGAAGTGAAGTGACTGAGCTGTCGGGGTCTGGGCACGACTCCAGTTATTACGATGACAGGTCAGACCACGAGCGAGAGCGgcacaaggaaaagaagaagaagaagaagaagaaatccgAGAAGGAGAAGCACCTTGACGacgaggaaagaagaaaaagaaag GAAGAGAAGAAGCGGAAACGGGAAAAGGAGCACGGCGACTCGGAGGGAGAGGCCGACGACTTTGACCCCGGCAAGAAGGTGGAGGTGGAGCCGCCCCCCGACAGGCCCGTGCGAGCGTGCCGGACACAGCCAG CCGAGAACGAGAGCACACCGATTCAGCAGTTACTAGAGCATTTTCTCCGCCAGCTCCAGAG AAAAGATCCTCATGGATTTTTTGCTTTTCCTGTCACGGATGCAATTGCTCCCGGATACTCCATGATAATAAAACATCCCATGGACTTTGGTACAATGAAGGACAAGATTGTAGCCAACGAATACAAATCAGTCACAGAATTTAAG gcGGATTTCAAATTGATGTGTGATAACGCGATGACCTACAACAGACCAGACACTGTGTACTACAAGTTAGCTAAGAAGATCCTTCACGCAGGCTTTAAGATGATGAGCAAA GAGCGGCTGTTAGCTCTGAAGCGCAGCATGTCGTTTATGCAGGACATGGATTTTTCTCAGCAGGCAGCTCTTCTGGGCAACGAAGACACAGCTGTTGAGGAGCCCGTTCCTGAAGCGGCACCTGTACAAGTAGAAACTGCCAAGAAATCCAAAAGGCCGAGTAGAGAAGTTATCAG CCTGCAGGAGTTCGTGAAGGATGCTGGGAGCTACAGCAAGAAGATGGTGGACGACCTCCTGGACCAGATCACCGGCGGGGACCACTCGCGGATGCTGTTCCAGCTGAGGCAG ATGTcgtgtctgcccccaccccacactcgtCGCTTCTCCAGGACTCTGACACGCGGCTGGCATCCTGGCCTGTCCCGAGTGCCG AGGAGAAATGTTCCCGTGAAGCCTCCAGAGGAAGCGAAG GCTGGGGACTCGCTGGGCGACAGCAACTCCGTCCTGGACTTCATGTCGACAAAGTCCTACTCGGACGCCTCCCTGGACATCTCCATGCTTGGCTCTCTAG GGAAAGTGAGGAAGGAGCCTGACGCAGACGACAGCCACCTGAACCTGGATGAGACGGCGAAGCTCCTGCAGGACCTACACGAGGCACAGGCAGAGCGCGGGGGCTCCCGGCCGTCCTCCAACCTCAGCTCCCTGTCCAACACCTCCCCCTCCGATAGGGACCAGCACCACCTGG